A genomic segment from Spinacia oleracea cultivar Varoflay chromosome 3, BTI_SOV_V1, whole genome shotgun sequence encodes:
- the LOC130469583 gene encoding protein FAR-RED IMPAIRED RESPONSE 1-like, whose translation MGGNKSGVKDSETGKSNSLRTYVWRCECHGRPKYRRMVNGRVVTCAEEPILKRKTKKCSCPVMLYGARTKENLWVVKSVVTEHLNHIPTPTKSNHISMFRVRKITQTILKQIENDHDSGAPVAQIFNNLAGRRNGVENIGFTKKDVHNILNRRMRLRLRDGDAVAMINYLDKMTKDNQIFFHLHRLDKTGKLQDVMWVDARSRAAYEYFGDVVCFDSTYLTNKYELPFSNFVGVNHHGQTILLGCALVSHETAETFVWLFRAWLSCMGGKAPDAIMTDQDAAMRKAIRIAMPMPKTRHRWCMWHIMQKFSRKLGSMTDFPQIKVALQNVIYNSLTPVEFEEGWAEVVETFKLKEAKESYKWLVGLYNQREMWIPAYVKHIFWAGMQTTQRVESINSFFDGYLKKNTRLYQFAPRYCKAMESRANDEKAADVNCCRFTRSLVGEFAVERKFQKLYTDAKFVEVQIQCMRVCYVTPITSKVVSDVEVEHTVSDKVWVWSKFLRKEISLAGRKRIYVVMFNKETSFAKCDCKHFECHGIMCRHIIKVLDVEDVENVPAGYIVDRWRKDIQRKHTLVKVAYHDPEKTEEVKRYDRIMNAVEPAALRGSLSEQKLDLVIEGIMNIVLRLDESDALSAVGDNEAGALTSGGNRMAIVDPVPRGGLKAHRTREKRFLQPGENKNPARKQVRKNKSVVPQDFPETSNCQNTCLPQHKYVQPPNTFHPGWGSHDQYGYSADYLPQMAGQVRGTMVYPQQNYNNGVSVQQFQSSGRVSGVVATNLFPSGQTEIRISVGGIRMTPEGGDVLSSQDRCGISMSQNISGGPIAQNLSGLHMSQNINGVQMSQNLSGVQISQMSQMSQNAGSIRYFTSNSSSRGGNYQEAGTHCMPANHNQHRHSFQVVNETSHGITVVINQLLNTCCSPIRVC comes from the exons ATGGGAGGGAATAAGAGCGGGGTGAAAGACAGTGAAACGGGCAAATCGAATTCCCTGAGGACCTATGTTTGGAGGTGTGAGTGTCATGGAAGGCCAAAATACCGGCGGATGGTGAATGGCAGGGTAGTTACCTGCGCAGAGGAACCAATTCTTAAGAGGAAGACGAAGAAGTGTAGTTGCCCTGTTATGCTATATGGGGCTCGGACCAAAGAGAATTTATGGGTTGTGAAGAGTGTTGTTACTGAACATTTGAACCACATTCCCACTCCTACCAAGTCCAACCATATTTCCATGTTCCGGGTCAGGAAAATAACTCAGACAATCCTGAAACAGATTGAAAATGATCACGATTCAGGTGCACCTGTGGCTCAGATTTTCAATAACTTAGCGGGAAGAAGGAATGGTGTAGAGAATATTGGTTTTACGAAGAAAGACGTGCATAATATTTTGAATAGGAGGATGCGATTGAGGCTACGAGATGGGGATGCTGTTGCAATGATAAATTATTTAGATAAAATGACAAAGGATAATCAAATTTTTTTCCATCTCCACCGGCTTGATAAAACAGGGAAGTTGCAGGATGTAATGTGGGTTGATGCTCGTAGCAGAGCCGCGTATGAGTATTTTGGGGATGTGGTTTGTTTTGACTCCACGTACTTGACAAACAAGTATGAGTTGCCATTTTCGAACTTTGTTGGGGTGAATCACCATGGGCAAACAATTTTGCTTGGATGTGCATTAGTGTCTCATGAAACCGCGGAAACGTTCGTTTGGCTCTTTAGGGCATGGTTGTCTTGTATGGGGGGTAAAGCTCCCGATGCTATTATGACCGACCAGGATGCGGCTATGAGGAAGGCAATTAGAATAGCAATGCCAATGCCTAAAACCAGACATCGTTGGTGTATGTGGCATATTATGCAGAAGTTCAGCCGAAAATTGGGTTCGATGACTGATTTTCCCCAAATAAAAGTTGCCCTACAGAATGTCATATACAACAGTTTGACCCCTGTTGAATTCGAAGAAGGTTGGGCTGAAGTGGTGGAAACTTTCAAGCTGAAGGAGGCTAAGGAAAGCTACAAGTGGCTAGTAG GGTTGTATAATCAGCGAGAAATGTGGATACCTGCATATGTGAAGCATATTTTTTGGGCGGGGATGCAGACGACTCAGAGGGTTGAGAGTATTAACAGTTTCTTCGACGGGTACTTGAAGAAGAATACGAGATTATATCAGTTTGCTCCTAGGTACTGCAAGGCCATGGAAAGTAGGGCCAATGATGAAAAAGCTGCTGATGTGAACTGCTGTCGTTTTACTCGGTCTTTGGTTGGAGAGTTTGCTGTGGAGAGGAAGTTCCAGAAACTATATACTGATGCGAAGTTCGTTGAAGTCCAGATCCAATGTATGCGGGTATGTTACGTAACACCTATTACTTCGAAAGTAGTTTCTGATgtggaggttgagcatacggtgTCTGACAAAGTATGGGTATGGTCCAAGTTCTTGAGAAAGGAAATATCTTTGGCAGGCCGGAAGCGTATATACGTCGTGATGTTCAACAAGGAGACCTCTTTTGCAAAGTGTGACTGCAAACATTTCGAGTGCCACGGCATTATGTGTAGGCACATCATTAAGGTGTTGGACGTGGAGGATGTGGAAAATGTGCCTGCTGGATATATAGTTGACCGATGGAGGAAAGATATACAACGCAAGCACACTCTTGTGAAGGTTGCTTATCATGATCCCGAGAAAACAGAAGAAGTTAAGCGCTATGACCGGATTATGAATGCGGTGGAACCTGCTGCCCTCCGTGGATCACTTTCCGAGCAgaagttggatttggtcatagaAGGTATTATGAATATTGTGTTACGTCTTGATGAGAGTGATGCTCTTTCAGCAGTTGGTGATAACGAAGCTGGTGCACTGACTTCCGGGGGGAACAGGATGGCGATTGTTG ATCCTGTTCCGCGCGGTGGTTTAAAGGCTCACAGGACTCGTGAAAAAAGATTTTTACAACCAGGTGAGAATAAAAACCCCGCAAGGAAGCAAGTCAGGAAAAACAAGAGTGTTGTACCACAAGACTTTCCAGAAACCAGCAATTGTCAGAACACTTGCCTTCCTCAACACAAGTACGTGCAGCCGCCAAACACCTTCCATCCTGGTTGGGGATCCCACGATCAATAT GGGTATAGTGCTGATTACCTGCCTCAAATGGCTGGGCAAGTAAGGGGGACTATGGTATACCCTCAGCAGAACTACAACAATGGGGTATCTGTTCAAcagtttcag TCATCTGGAAGAGTAAGTGGAGTTGTTGCCACAAATTTGTTTCCCTCAGGACAGACAGAAATTCGCATATCTGTGGGTGGGATTCGTATGACCCCGGAGGGTGGTGACGTACTTTCGTCCCAAGACCGTTGTGGTATATCAATGTCACAAAACATATCTGGTGGTCCAATTGCCCAAAACCTATCCGGTTTACACATGTCCCAGAACATTAATGGTGTGCAAATGTCGCAAAACTTGAGTGGAGTGCAAATATCTCAGATGTCGCAAATGTCCCAGAATGCTGGTTCCATTCGTTACTTCACCAGTAACAGCAGCAGCAGAGGTGGAAATTATCAAGAGGCCGGGACTCATTGTATGCCTGCAAATCATAACCAGCACCGGCATAGTTTCCAGGTTGTGAACGAAACCTCCCATGGGATCACCGTAGTTATCAACCAACTACTAAACACTTGTTGCAGTCCAATCCGGGTTTGTTAG